In Natrinema amylolyticum, the following are encoded in one genomic region:
- a CDS encoding digeranylgeranylglycerophospholipid reductase, with protein sequence MNDRYDVVIAGAGPAGAQCARDLAARGYDVVVLETEAEDEFPRQSNKSTAGTFHSMMAAFGIPDDVVMQYTDSVVLESPTEHFVRDQTGAVLEFADFKRYLVKDGRDDGAEYRFDARVTAPIMENGEIVGVTYNGDEEVYGDIVIDATGPSAPIAKKLGIVDLKRENHAIGIEYEFEGIDIDRPGFADLRDAMMLRLDHEIAPGGYSWIFHTGEDTAKVGLCYIQNGSHDRYSRDDFTIDDYLSHWLETDPRFRNAEPIEGKQHRGSAHIQEPTDLHTDRFMAIGDTVPTLDPLWGEGINKCMQSGRAAAATADSVLKHDGVEPTAENLEVYDTLWHRDVAPNAKSRLLMTQLLYLAPNERYDDLMRDLQRLDDDTLAEANKGNVRAIARLLEPGDVPLLVDLAKQRLDFDLGSLL encoded by the coding sequence ATCTCGCCGCCAGAGGGTACGACGTCGTCGTCCTCGAGACCGAGGCCGAGGACGAGTTCCCGCGCCAGAGTAACAAGTCTACCGCGGGGACGTTCCACTCCATGATGGCCGCCTTCGGCATCCCCGACGACGTCGTGATGCAGTACACCGACAGCGTCGTCCTCGAGTCGCCGACCGAACACTTCGTTCGCGACCAGACCGGCGCGGTCCTGGAGTTCGCGGACTTCAAACGCTATCTGGTGAAAGACGGCCGCGACGACGGTGCCGAGTACCGGTTCGACGCTCGCGTCACCGCGCCGATCATGGAGAACGGCGAGATCGTCGGCGTCACCTACAACGGCGACGAGGAGGTCTACGGCGACATCGTCATCGACGCGACGGGCCCGAGCGCACCCATCGCGAAGAAACTCGGCATCGTCGATCTCAAGCGCGAGAACCACGCCATCGGCATCGAGTACGAGTTCGAGGGGATCGACATCGACCGCCCCGGCTTCGCGGACCTGCGCGACGCCATGATGTTGCGACTGGACCACGAGATCGCTCCCGGCGGCTACTCCTGGATCTTCCACACGGGCGAGGACACCGCCAAGGTCGGCCTCTGTTACATCCAGAACGGCAGCCACGACCGGTACAGTCGCGACGATTTCACCATCGACGACTACCTCTCTCACTGGCTCGAGACGGATCCGCGGTTCCGGAACGCCGAACCGATCGAGGGCAAACAGCACCGCGGCTCGGCCCACATTCAGGAGCCGACGGACCTCCACACCGATCGGTTCATGGCGATCGGCGACACCGTCCCGACCCTCGACCCGCTCTGGGGCGAAGGGATCAACAAGTGCATGCAGTCCGGTCGAGCGGCTGCCGCCACCGCCGATAGCGTCCTCAAACACGACGGCGTCGAGCCGACCGCCGAGAACCTCGAGGTCTACGACACGCTCTGGCACCGCGACGTCGCGCCCAACGCCAAGAGCCGGCTGCTCATGACGCAGCTCCTCTATCTCGCACCGAACGAGCGCTACGATGACCTCATGCGGGACCTCCAGCGGCTCGACGACGACACGCTGGCCGAGGCGAACAAGGGTAACGTCCGTGCCATCGCGAGACTGCTCGAGCCCGGAGACGTCCCGTTGCTCGTCGACCTCGCGAAACAGCGGCTGGACTTCGATCTCGGCTCCCTGCTGTAG